Proteins from a single region of Sphaerochaeta globosa str. Buddy:
- a CDS encoding carbohydrate ABC transporter permease, with protein MKTYRTPSSLFFSFVVYLVMVLSLAVCLIPFLYMLSLSISSPKAIINNEVFLIPKGLNLQSYIQIFTYPNFFKAYGNTFFYTFAGTAISLMLMILFAYPLSKTRLKGVKFVMRLVIFSMFFSGGLIPNYLLVSYLGLTNTRLAMLIPFAINQFNLILLINFFKSIPLDLEEAAIIDGLDYKGILVLIILPLSTAALATVGLYTAVFFWNEWFHGLIYLKSSQFPVMLFLRNIVTGTSMVGDAAGSGDKSTIAISIKSAVIITSTLPIIILYPFLQRYFVKGVMIGAVKG; from the coding sequence ATGAAAACCTATAGAACCCCATCCTCGCTCTTCTTTTCGTTTGTGGTGTACCTGGTAATGGTACTCTCCCTGGCTGTCTGCCTCATTCCCTTTCTCTATATGCTCTCCCTCTCCATATCGAGTCCGAAAGCGATCATCAACAATGAGGTTTTTCTCATACCAAAAGGGTTGAACCTGCAATCCTACATCCAGATTTTTACCTATCCCAACTTCTTCAAGGCCTATGGCAATACATTCTTCTATACGTTTGCAGGGACGGCAATCAGTCTGATGCTCATGATTTTGTTCGCCTATCCATTGAGCAAGACCCGCCTTAAGGGTGTGAAATTTGTTATGCGTCTGGTCATTTTCTCGATGTTTTTCTCAGGCGGGCTGATCCCCAACTACTTACTAGTATCGTACCTTGGGTTGACCAATACACGGCTGGCAATGCTTATTCCGTTTGCCATCAATCAGTTCAATCTGATTTTACTGATCAACTTTTTCAAGTCGATTCCCCTGGACTTGGAGGAAGCGGCGATTATCGACGGTCTCGACTACAAGGGCATCCTGGTGCTCATCATCTTGCCGCTTTCCACAGCCGCCCTGGCTACCGTCGGCCTGTATACAGCGGTGTTCTTTTGGAACGAATGGTTTCACGGTCTCATCTACCTCAAAAGCAGCCAATTTCCGGTCATGCTCTTTTTGCGCAATATTGTGACCGGCACCAGCATGGTCGGCGATGCTGCAGGATCGGGGGACAAGAGTACGATTGCCATTTCAATAAAGAGTGCAGTGATTATTACCAGTACGCTTCCCATTATTATTCTCTATCCCTTCCTTCAGCGTTATTTCGTCAAAGGTGTCATGATCGGGGCAGTGAAAGGATAG
- a CDS encoding Gfo/Idh/MocA family protein, with translation MQIGIVGAGGMAAYHVKGFIAAGADVVAVADSDEGRARRFADQYGIPHTYPSLQAMLDQMPLLDAVSIVTPNKFHAPLTIQALEAGKHVYCEKPPARNAKEMLLMYEAAQKANKHLMFGFNNRCRPESQVMYRYIENGDVGRINSAQATWIRRAGIPGFGGWFTDKDLSGGGPVIDLLHMIDLALSFMGYPEPKSVLGVTFDDFMGNPAFKGPWGIADGNGKTNVETACHAMVTFKDGQSLMIRNSWAEMNEREVVSVTFQGSKAGGKVERLFGIDGMDETSCDTAMLFTEEYGRQVNRKILVQKDETMGRVANAVNFVQSITEGKKPMNTPAEALILMRITDAIYMSSETGECVQFE, from the coding sequence ATGCAGATTGGAATAGTTGGAGCCGGTGGAATGGCCGCCTATCATGTGAAGGGTTTTATTGCTGCAGGAGCTGATGTAGTTGCTGTCGCCGATTCCGATGAAGGGCGTGCCCGACGGTTTGCAGACCAGTATGGAATACCGCATACCTATCCAAGCTTGCAGGCCATGCTTGATCAGATGCCGTTGCTTGATGCAGTTTCCATCGTAACCCCGAATAAATTTCATGCACCGCTGACCATACAAGCCCTTGAGGCAGGCAAGCATGTGTATTGCGAGAAACCGCCGGCCCGCAATGCCAAGGAAATGCTTCTGATGTATGAAGCAGCCCAAAAGGCAAACAAACATTTGATGTTTGGTTTCAACAACCGTTGCCGACCTGAAAGCCAGGTGATGTATCGGTATATCGAGAATGGAGACGTAGGCAGGATCAACTCAGCGCAGGCAACGTGGATCCGCAGAGCGGGTATCCCTGGATTCGGCGGGTGGTTCACCGACAAGGATCTCTCAGGCGGCGGACCGGTAATCGACCTGTTGCATATGATCGATCTCGCGCTCTCGTTCATGGGTTATCCAGAACCGAAGTCGGTGCTTGGTGTCACCTTTGATGATTTCATGGGAAATCCGGCATTCAAGGGGCCTTGGGGTATCGCCGACGGCAACGGTAAAACGAATGTGGAGACAGCCTGTCATGCCATGGTTACCTTCAAGGACGGTCAGTCCTTGATGATCCGCAACTCATGGGCTGAGATGAATGAGCGTGAAGTGGTTTCTGTGACCTTCCAGGGCAGTAAGGCTGGAGGAAAGGTGGAACGTCTGTTTGGTATCGATGGTATGGATGAAACCAGTTGTGATACCGCCATGCTCTTCACAGAGGAGTACGGTAGGCAGGTGAATCGAAAGATTCTGGTACAGAAGGATGAAACCATGGGCAGGGTGGCCAATGCCGTCAATTTTGTCCAGAGCATCACAGAAGGGAAAAAACCGATGAACACACCAGCTGAGGCTTTAATCCTGATGCGTATCACCGATGCCATCTATATGAGCAGCGAAACCGGTGAGTGTGTACAGTTTGAATAA
- a CDS encoding LacI family DNA-binding transcriptional regulator, translating to MCSWRPTLCKRGFKKITYSAISELSGISIATISRVINNSPNVREETRKMVIDAMKALGFDTSSLEAIGSKSNDLIIFNIPSLDNPFYSLIIQGAKAAAQRNGYNMLVNEDPIDEKSYDTFTDLLKKTNAAGLITTNCINRTTLLKLSAFIPMVQCCECISNMDIPFVTIDDVSAARNAVEYLISLGRKRIAFINGPLEYKYAQDRLKGYLQALEQASIKKDPEIIIQLQEISYDMAVSAAFQLLNSDQRPDAFFASSDVYAAAAIKAVRRSGLEVPKDIAIVGFDNIELSTMCTPSITTVNQPKFQLGLLSCEMLIKRISGELIPISSMYMDTELIVRETTQKPSSILSLPRS from the coding sequence ATTTGCAGTTGGCGACCAACACTGTGCAAAAGAGGGTTTAAAAAAATAACCTACTCGGCCATCTCCGAACTCTCAGGCATCTCTATTGCCACCATCAGTAGAGTCATCAACAACAGCCCGAATGTTCGTGAGGAAACACGCAAGATGGTGATAGACGCGATGAAAGCCCTTGGATTCGATACCTCCAGCCTCGAGGCTATAGGCTCCAAATCCAACGACCTGATCATCTTCAACATCCCCAGCCTGGACAACCCTTTCTACAGCCTCATCATCCAAGGGGCAAAGGCTGCCGCCCAGCGCAACGGATACAACATGTTGGTCAATGAAGATCCAATCGATGAAAAATCCTATGACACTTTTACAGATTTGTTGAAAAAAACAAATGCTGCCGGTTTAATAACCACCAACTGCATCAATCGCACAACCCTACTCAAGCTCAGCGCCTTCATCCCGATGGTCCAATGTTGTGAATGCATCAGCAACATGGATATTCCCTTCGTTACCATCGACGATGTATCCGCAGCCCGTAATGCCGTGGAGTACCTTATTTCCCTAGGAAGAAAACGGATAGCCTTCATAAATGGACCCTTGGAGTATAAGTATGCACAGGACAGGCTTAAGGGCTATCTGCAAGCTCTTGAGCAGGCATCCATCAAGAAGGATCCTGAGATTATCATCCAACTCCAGGAGATAAGCTACGATATGGCGGTGTCTGCAGCGTTCCAGCTGCTCAACTCTGACCAGCGGCCCGATGCCTTCTTTGCCTCCAGCGATGTCTACGCTGCAGCTGCAATAAAGGCGGTCAGAAGATCTGGTTTGGAGGTTCCCAAGGATATCGCCATTGTCGGCTTCGACAATATCGAACTCTCCACCATGTGCACGCCTTCCATCACCACGGTAAACCAACCAAAGTTCCAACTGGGGCTCCTCAGTTGTGAAATGCTCATCAAGCGTATCAGCGGGGAGCTCATCCCCATCTCCAGCATGTACATGGATACCGAGCTTATCGTACGGGAGACTACCCAGAAACCCTCTTCTATCCTTTCACTGCCCCGATCATGA
- a CDS encoding ABC transporter permease, with amino-acid sequence MNGLTLSKKQVRDTWRNITGNYSHWLSFVLLLLVAVIVSPSFLTWNNITNQFVQGTIVGICAMGMSLIISAGMIDLSVGSTVALISGFGVMVLNSTHSIVLAFLFCLGAGILAGLINGLLVTKGRIAPFIVTLATMSAWRSVINQMGQGGPFTVDKDMYAPFRAIAAGRILSIPHLMVFLILITVLTGLIMSKTKFGTYVYAVGSNQQAARLSGINVNRVKTLIFTYAGLLYGLAAFLLASRLTSIQAASAGMGYEMDAIAAVAIGGTSMDGGRGKIIGTFLGVLMLRIINTVLIMANVPPFLNGLVTGVIIIVAVLAQSNKKGK; translated from the coding sequence TTGAATGGTTTGACGCTATCGAAGAAGCAGGTGCGGGACACCTGGAGAAATATTACCGGCAACTACAGCCATTGGTTGAGTTTTGTTTTATTGTTGTTGGTGGCTGTCATTGTCAGTCCCTCCTTTTTGACATGGAACAATATCACCAACCAATTCGTACAAGGGACTATCGTTGGCATTTGTGCAATGGGTATGAGCCTGATCATCTCAGCGGGGATGATTGATTTGTCAGTTGGGTCCACCGTTGCCCTGATCAGCGGATTCGGGGTGATGGTGCTTAATTCCACCCACTCCATTGTTCTGGCATTTCTCTTCTGTCTGGGAGCAGGAATCCTGGCTGGCTTAATCAACGGTCTGCTTGTGACCAAGGGACGAATCGCCCCCTTTATTGTAACCCTTGCCACTATGAGTGCCTGGCGCAGCGTGATCAACCAGATGGGACAGGGCGGTCCTTTCACCGTTGACAAGGACATGTATGCACCGTTCCGTGCCATTGCCGCCGGTCGTATTCTTTCGATTCCTCATCTGATGGTGTTCCTGATTCTCATAACCGTACTTACCGGTCTCATTATGTCCAAGACAAAATTCGGTACCTATGTGTATGCCGTTGGTTCGAACCAGCAGGCAGCTCGTTTGAGTGGTATCAATGTGAATCGTGTCAAAACCCTCATTTTTACCTATGCAGGATTGCTCTATGGGTTGGCGGCCTTCTTACTTGCAAGCCGGTTGACCTCCATTCAAGCGGCAAGTGCTGGAATGGGGTATGAGATGGATGCCATTGCCGCCGTTGCCATCGGAGGGACGAGCATGGATGGCGGCCGGGGGAAAATCATCGGCACGTTCCTCGGAGTGTTGATGTTGAGAATCATCAATACAGTCTTGATCATGGCCAATGTGCCTCCATTCCTCAACGGTTTGGTCACCGGTGTCATCATCATTGTCGCAGTGCTTGCACAGAGCAACAAGAAGGGAAAATAG
- a CDS encoding substrate-binding domain-containing protein, with translation MKKVLVLLLVLLVATSVVFAQGSKEAGAKKQLMGVVTPSADHGFTAESIRHSEAQVKALSAQYGFDYRFMTAAESSEQSNAVETILGMKPDVLVLWPVNGDELRSVAQSVMDSKVPLIVYDRFIPGLAPDAEISGDNVAIGEGAGRYFNEYFKEDLAKGKVNYLEFKGDSSTVPMERTNGFLSTASPNFNLVQSFVTNWSQQTAMEQMESFLNTKSKAEIESIKAIWTHDDEIVFGIVEALKNYHGNAKINIRLINGVSGGEGFMNLFENSGLAGVDFMTYTFSPSMVRDAIDLGLKVLQGEKLEKNYKVPTEMIDKTNYKTYMQGKLYTVRYSL, from the coding sequence ATGAAAAAGGTATTGGTACTCCTTCTTGTCCTGCTGGTTGCAACCAGCGTCGTGTTTGCACAGGGCTCCAAGGAAGCTGGTGCAAAGAAGCAGTTGATGGGAGTTGTAACCCCCAGCGCTGACCATGGATTCACCGCAGAGTCAATCCGCCACAGTGAAGCCCAGGTCAAGGCACTCTCAGCACAGTACGGTTTTGACTACCGCTTCATGACGGCAGCCGAAAGTAGTGAACAGAGCAATGCTGTTGAAACCATTCTCGGCATGAAACCCGATGTACTGGTCCTCTGGCCGGTCAACGGTGATGAGCTGCGCAGTGTAGCCCAGTCGGTAATGGACAGTAAGGTTCCCTTGATCGTCTACGACCGTTTCATCCCCGGCCTCGCTCCCGATGCCGAGATCAGCGGCGACAACGTAGCTATCGGTGAAGGTGCTGGACGATATTTCAATGAGTATTTCAAGGAAGACCTGGCCAAGGGCAAGGTAAACTACCTCGAATTCAAGGGTGACAGCTCCACCGTTCCTATGGAACGCACCAATGGATTCCTCTCCACTGCAAGTCCCAACTTCAATCTGGTGCAATCCTTTGTTACCAACTGGAGTCAGCAGACTGCCATGGAGCAGATGGAAAGCTTCCTGAATACCAAGAGCAAGGCTGAAATCGAATCCATCAAGGCAATCTGGACCCACGATGATGAAATTGTCTTCGGTATTGTCGAAGCTCTGAAGAACTATCATGGAAATGCAAAGATCAACATCCGTCTGATTAACGGCGTCTCTGGTGGTGAAGGGTTCATGAATCTCTTTGAGAACTCCGGTTTGGCCGGCGTCGATTTCATGACCTACACATTCTCCCCGTCCATGGTCCGCGATGCCATCGACCTTGGTCTGAAGGTGTTGCAGGGCGAGAAGCTCGAGAAGAACTACAAGGTTCCTACCGAGATGATCGACAAGACCAACTACAAGACCTATATGCAGGGTAAGTTGTACACGGTACGCTATAGCCTGTAA
- a CDS encoding sugar ABC transporter ATP-binding protein gives MKNISKSFGAVEALKDVSFTVHSKEIHGLLGENGAGKTTLMNILAGTFGPDAGTIEIDGNIVEGMSPKKAAELKIRFIHQELNLCNDLTVFQNMFLGEEYTKQRWKVDKKREMEHAQKVLDSMNSGIDAHTIVCELDTAQKQMVEIARALLFSSELIIMDEPTTALNNREIEKLFSIMQRLKAEGVSFIYISHKMPEIFSICDRFTVLRDGTFIKSGLIKDIDEHQATELLIGKSFVQAHIKDGIAASITEEVVLKARGLTGQSFRNVSFDLHRGEILVCTGLQGSGTDELATSLFGASNLEAGMLERPDGPLAMHDIKAVMKRGIAMVPRNRKERGILPDLSIRNNNSLSFYVAKHKGLFVTMREEKERFDASQKRLGIKVGSDLDAITSLSGGNQQKVILSRWLEIDADVYIMDNPTQGIDVGAKFSIYTLIVELAAQGKGVIVFTSEYPEIHQLADRCLVLYKGSTAAVLSRDEISEAAIMEYSTGTRKEELN, from the coding sequence ATGAAGAACATATCGAAGTCGTTTGGAGCGGTTGAGGCCTTGAAGGATGTCTCCTTCACGGTCCATAGCAAAGAGATCCACGGTCTGCTTGGTGAGAATGGAGCCGGAAAAACGACTTTGATGAACATCCTAGCCGGAACATTCGGTCCTGATGCAGGAACGATTGAAATCGATGGGAACATCGTCGAGGGCATGAGCCCTAAAAAAGCTGCAGAACTGAAGATTCGCTTTATTCACCAGGAGTTGAATCTGTGCAACGACTTAACGGTTTTTCAGAATATGTTCCTCGGTGAAGAATATACAAAACAACGGTGGAAAGTCGACAAAAAGAGGGAGATGGAGCACGCCCAGAAGGTGCTCGATTCAATGAACAGCGGCATCGATGCGCACACAATCGTCTGTGAGCTCGATACCGCACAAAAGCAAATGGTCGAAATTGCCAGGGCGCTGTTGTTTTCCAGTGAACTCATCATTATGGATGAGCCGACGACCGCTTTGAACAACCGGGAAATAGAGAAGCTGTTCTCCATTATGCAGCGCCTCAAGGCCGAGGGAGTTTCTTTTATCTATATTTCTCATAAAATGCCGGAAATTTTCAGTATTTGCGACCGTTTTACTGTTCTCCGCGATGGGACATTCATCAAAAGCGGTTTGATCAAGGATATTGATGAGCATCAGGCAACTGAGCTGCTCATTGGAAAAAGCTTTGTGCAGGCGCATATCAAGGATGGTATTGCCGCAAGCATCACCGAAGAAGTGGTGCTGAAAGCCAGAGGCTTGACGGGTCAAAGTTTCCGCAATGTCTCGTTTGACCTCCACCGTGGTGAGATTCTGGTCTGCACCGGTTTGCAAGGTTCAGGAACCGATGAACTGGCTACTTCTCTGTTTGGAGCATCCAACTTGGAAGCCGGCATGCTTGAAAGACCCGACGGTCCGCTGGCAATGCATGATATCAAGGCTGTGATGAAACGGGGGATCGCCATGGTTCCCCGCAACCGAAAGGAGCGGGGTATCCTGCCGGATTTGAGTATCAGAAACAACAACTCCCTTTCTTTCTATGTTGCCAAGCATAAGGGTTTGTTTGTCACTATGCGTGAGGAAAAGGAGCGCTTCGATGCAAGCCAAAAGCGCTTGGGAATAAAAGTAGGCAGTGATTTGGATGCCATCACTTCCCTCTCGGGAGGGAATCAACAGAAGGTGATTCTCAGCCGATGGCTCGAGATCGATGCCGATGTCTACATCATGGATAATCCAACCCAAGGCATTGATGTAGGTGCCAAATTCTCCATCTACACATTGATTGTGGAATTGGCCGCCCAGGGAAAGGGTGTCATTGTTTTCACTAGTGAATATCCGGAAATCCACCAGCTGGCGGATCGCTGTCTCGTTCTCTACAAGGGATCGACAGCGGCTGTGCTTAGCCGTGATGAGATTTCCGAGGCCGCCATCATGGAATATTCGACCGGAACCAGAAAGGAGGAGCTCAATTGA
- a CDS encoding GNAT family N-acetyltransferase produces MPDMLVKLYDLPSSRQVISDLAEQGISIQRAMAPDKVRVLTWIGEKSSLAAQGEADVCFSRNPISLFLAVQDKQILGYACYNATALDFFGPTRVLDSMQGKGLGKALLLRSLEALRDEGYAYAIIGGVGPAAFYEKCVHASLIEGSTPGIYRHFLGARS; encoded by the coding sequence ATGCCTGATATGCTGGTCAAACTCTATGATCTTCCTTCTAGCCGGCAGGTCATCTCTGACTTGGCAGAGCAAGGGATTTCAATTCAACGGGCAATGGCACCGGATAAAGTCCGCGTTCTCACCTGGATTGGTGAGAAATCCTCCCTTGCAGCCCAAGGCGAGGCGGATGTCTGCTTTTCCCGCAATCCCATCTCCCTCTTTCTGGCTGTACAGGACAAGCAAATTCTCGGGTATGCCTGCTACAACGCAACCGCGTTGGACTTCTTTGGACCGACAAGGGTCCTCGATAGCATGCAAGGCAAGGGCCTCGGGAAGGCTTTGTTGCTGCGTTCGTTGGAAGCACTCAGGGATGAAGGGTATGCGTATGCCATTATCGGGGGAGTCGGGCCGGCAGCCTTCTATGAGAAGTGCGTGCATGCCAGCCTGATCGAAGGATCGACACCCGGTATCTACAGGCACTTTTTGGGTGCGCGCAGCTGA
- a CDS encoding ABC transporter permease: protein MKQGKQLQKGSYVARYWQLYAMMVLPLLYFLVFKYVPMLGSVLAFRRYRPGMGPFGTEWVGLTYFSRFWSDPAFWRAFRNTLVLSLLNLVVNFPIPILFAILLNEVHILPFKKVVQTVSYMPRFISTVVVIAILGELLSPSSGIINILRQQVFSKEALYFMNEARFFRVIYILVDTWQYTGWTAIIYLAAITAIPAELYEAATIDGASRTQQIFYVTIPSIMPTIMVMLIISVGRLLSLGFEKVLLLYTPDNSMVSDIIDTLVYRTGLANQNYSYATAIGLFSGIIGVILVSSSNALSKKLTGEGIY from the coding sequence ATGAAGCAAGGGAAACAGCTGCAAAAGGGATCGTATGTTGCACGGTATTGGCAACTGTATGCCATGATGGTGCTTCCCTTGCTCTATTTCTTGGTGTTCAAGTATGTTCCCATGCTTGGCAGCGTCCTGGCCTTCCGGCGATACCGTCCGGGAATGGGTCCGTTTGGAACCGAGTGGGTAGGGTTAACCTACTTCTCTCGGTTCTGGTCGGACCCTGCATTCTGGAGAGCGTTTCGCAACACCCTGGTCTTGAGTCTTTTGAATCTGGTGGTGAACTTTCCCATTCCCATTCTGTTCGCCATCCTGCTCAACGAAGTGCACATCCTCCCGTTCAAGAAGGTGGTGCAGACTGTATCCTACATGCCACGCTTCATCTCGACGGTGGTGGTGATAGCCATCCTCGGGGAACTGCTTTCCCCCTCGAGCGGAATCATCAACATTCTGCGTCAGCAGGTGTTCTCCAAGGAAGCACTGTATTTCATGAATGAGGCCCGCTTCTTTCGGGTGATTTACATCCTGGTAGACACCTGGCAGTATACCGGTTGGACGGCCATCATATACCTTGCCGCCATTACGGCCATACCGGCCGAACTGTACGAGGCTGCCACCATCGATGGAGCTAGCCGAACCCAGCAAATTTTTTATGTCACCATCCCTTCCATTATGCCTACCATCATGGTAATGCTGATCATCAGTGTGGGAAGGCTTCTCTCCCTGGGTTTTGAGAAGGTCCTTTTATTGTATACTCCGGACAACAGCATGGTAAGTGACATCATCGATACCTTGGTCTATCGAACAGGGCTTGCCAATCAGAACTACTCCTATGCAACTGCAATCGGGCTGTTCAGCGGCATTATCGGAGTCATTCTGGTTTCTTCTTCCAATGCTTTGAGCAAAAAGCTTACCGGGGAGGGTATTTACTAG
- a CDS encoding extracellular solute-binding protein yields the protein MKKTLLVALLVLVFLSFSLFAAGVKETSSGPIAFSVFYSDNATLPFKGDWLTVTEVQKRVNAKVEFEIIPIVDYQTKVSLALNTGTNAPDVILYQSTKGENAALSLNGAVVPISDYEAWTPNFNARVKEFGLEDDVASLKLKDGKRYFLPALFDVPFYDGGLILREDLLKKYNLSAPKTFEDLYQVLKVFKQHNPTSYPLTILAGPRVLYRMTMPSWGISLGKNGASGSNTLSWDYANKRYFAGAISEQYKSYITYMHKLYAEGLLDPEMAEPIDGDRWTQKLATGKAMASYAYYDQLGGVTANSTIDGFKLQMYPALAGPEGAHHQPKSKTGSGILFPIKTAKRADFEQLVRTVDEMFFSEENAKLWCLGVEGTTYTTQNGKVVFVDEIRNSSEGIYKSLQVKYGCGSDVTQMVWVNAREMTKYDENYARINAEVEAMGDVIQAIPPTPKFDDRMAEEAGTLQTPLFDAFERWNSAFLTGSKSIEKDWDAYVKEMKNLGIEKFTELYNANL from the coding sequence ATGAAGAAAACCCTGTTGGTTGCTCTGTTGGTGTTGGTCTTTCTGTCGTTCTCGCTTTTTGCGGCGGGAGTAAAGGAAACCTCAAGCGGCCCAATTGCATTTTCCGTTTTTTATTCGGACAATGCCACCCTGCCGTTCAAGGGCGATTGGTTGACAGTCACTGAAGTTCAGAAACGAGTGAATGCCAAGGTAGAGTTCGAAATCATCCCGATCGTGGATTATCAGACGAAGGTCTCACTGGCCTTGAATACCGGGACCAATGCACCCGATGTAATTCTTTACCAGTCCACAAAAGGTGAGAATGCCGCCCTTTCACTCAATGGCGCGGTTGTCCCCATCAGCGATTACGAGGCTTGGACTCCCAATTTCAATGCACGCGTCAAGGAATTCGGTCTTGAGGACGATGTTGCATCACTCAAGCTCAAGGATGGCAAACGGTATTTCCTGCCAGCTTTGTTTGATGTTCCTTTCTATGATGGCGGCTTGATTTTGCGTGAAGACCTTTTGAAGAAGTACAACCTCTCTGCTCCGAAGACATTTGAGGACCTGTATCAGGTGCTGAAGGTATTCAAGCAGCACAACCCAACTTCCTATCCGTTGACAATTCTTGCAGGACCGCGTGTGCTCTATCGCATGACCATGCCTTCCTGGGGCATCAGCTTGGGCAAGAATGGTGCAAGCGGAAGCAATACCCTCAGTTGGGATTATGCAAACAAACGGTACTTTGCAGGTGCTATCAGCGAACAGTACAAGAGCTACATCACCTATATGCACAAGCTCTATGCTGAAGGCTTGCTCGACCCGGAGATGGCCGAACCCATCGACGGGGATCGCTGGACGCAAAAACTTGCCACCGGCAAGGCCATGGCCAGCTATGCGTATTATGACCAGCTCGGCGGAGTGACGGCTAACAGTACCATCGACGGCTTCAAGCTGCAGATGTATCCGGCCCTCGCCGGCCCAGAGGGTGCTCACCACCAGCCCAAGAGCAAGACCGGGTCGGGCATCCTGTTCCCGATCAAGACTGCCAAGCGCGCTGATTTCGAGCAGCTGGTCAGGACTGTGGATGAGATGTTCTTCTCCGAGGAGAACGCCAAGCTCTGGTGCCTGGGCGTTGAAGGGACCACCTATACCACGCAGAACGGCAAGGTTGTCTTTGTCGACGAGATTCGCAACTCCAGTGAAGGCATTTATAAGAGCCTGCAGGTCAAGTACGGCTGCGGCAGTGATGTAACACAGATGGTATGGGTCAATGCCCGTGAGATGACCAAATACGACGAGAACTATGCCCGCATCAATGCCGAGGTTGAGGCGATGGGGGATGTCATTCAGGCTATTCCTCCCACTCCCAAGTTCGACGATCGGATGGCCGAGGAAGCAGGAACGCTGCAAACTCCGCTTTTTGATGCCTTTGAGCGGTGGAACTCAGCCTTCTTGACCGGCAGCAAGAGCATTGAGAAGGATTGGGACGCTTATGTCAAGGAAATGAAGAATCTTGGCATTGAGAAGTTCACTGAATTGTACAACGCCAACCTGTAA
- a CDS encoding IS1/IS1595 family N-terminal zinc-binding domain-containing protein has product MPKHITSSRKETPWTGKDDATPLQSFIDAINLSNYKKKHPSISDTEESELLNSYAPQECRYCQSLKIQKYGFTSNHVRRYRCSDCERTFTVTTGTIFDNHKIPISEWVDYLLGLFRMQSFNSVSKSNRNSDTTTNYWTSKLCLTLRGYQDTIVLRGKAYIDETFYKLRKEDIQMKEDGLQYRGLSRNQICMGIGCDLSGHVFCTIEGNGKTSSKKTLEAFLHHIEPGTTLVHDREKSHDSLVKDLHLVSEAHSSKSLKGLPDKENPMNEINQRCRQLKQFLNSHSGFDRANLSDYLNLFAFIVNPPNDPYKKIETLLNRVFENPISLSYREKYSN; this is encoded by the coding sequence ATGCCCAAGCATATCACTTCATCCAGGAAGGAGACACCCTGGACCGGCAAGGACGATGCGACCCCGTTGCAATCATTCATTGATGCAATCAATCTGTCCAACTACAAGAAGAAGCATCCCTCAATTTCGGACACCGAAGAAAGTGAGCTTCTCAACTCCTATGCACCCCAGGAGTGCCGGTATTGCCAGAGCCTCAAGATCCAGAAATACGGATTCACGAGCAACCATGTCAGACGTTACCGGTGTTCGGATTGCGAAAGGACTTTCACGGTCACAACGGGCACCATATTCGACAACCACAAGATACCCATAAGCGAATGGGTGGATTATCTGCTCGGCTTGTTCAGGATGCAGAGCTTCAACTCAGTATCGAAATCAAACAGAAACAGCGACACAACAACGAATTACTGGACATCCAAACTCTGCCTTACACTCAGGGGATACCAAGATACTATTGTTCTCAGGGGAAAAGCTTACATCGATGAGACCTTCTACAAGCTGAGGAAAGAAGATATCCAGATGAAGGAGGATGGGCTGCAGTATCGTGGTCTATCACGAAACCAGATCTGCATGGGGATAGGATGCGATCTCTCCGGCCATGTTTTCTGTACCATCGAGGGGAACGGAAAGACATCCTCCAAGAAAACGTTGGAGGCATTCCTTCATCATATCGAGCCAGGGACAACCCTTGTCCATGATAGAGAGAAAAGCCATGACAGTCTGGTGAAAGACCTGCACTTGGTGAGTGAAGCTCATAGCTCGAAGTCGCTCAAAGGCTTGCCTGACAAGGAAAATCCAATGAACGAAATCAACCAGCGCTGTCGACAGCTCAAGCAGTTCCTGAACTCGCATTCCGGTTTTGACAGAGCCAATCTCTCTGATTACTTGAACCTCTTTGCTTTTATTGTCAATCCTCCCAACGACCCGTACAAAAAGATTGAAACTCTACTCAACAGGGTTTTCGAAAACCCTATTTCGCTCAGTTACAGAGAGAAATACTCAAACTAA